A single region of the Candidatus Melainabacteria bacterium genome encodes:
- the murQ gene encoding N-acetylmuramic acid 6-phosphate etherase, translating into MGFTKEFNKMVTEERNEKTMDLDVLDTVDLVERIQNEDFEIAKGVQQVIPDIAKAVDIITEKLKDGGRLIYFGAGTSGRLGVLDATECPPTFGVESSVVQAYIAGGKDAMFRSFEDAEDSKEMGIQDVVSAQVNARDVVIGITASGRTPYVIGALQKSKELGAATVGIVNNFNCALTQDCDVLIAAVVGPEALTGSTRMKAGTAQKMVLNLITTCTMVRLGKVYENLMIDLRPTNEKLRERAVSIISILGDVPRHLAEGALVASHDRAKTAILMVKRKLGRAQAEQLITKCDGSLRKALVADLNGN; encoded by the coding sequence ATGGGCTTTACAAAAGAATTCAACAAAATGGTGACTGAGGAACGTAATGAAAAAACCATGGACCTGGACGTCCTCGACACCGTTGATCTCGTAGAGCGAATTCAAAACGAAGATTTTGAAATTGCCAAAGGTGTACAGCAAGTCATTCCTGATATTGCTAAGGCTGTCGATATCATCACCGAGAAATTAAAAGACGGCGGCAGATTGATCTACTTCGGAGCCGGAACAAGCGGACGGCTGGGCGTTCTCGATGCAACTGAGTGCCCGCCCACTTTCGGTGTGGAATCGTCAGTCGTGCAGGCTTACATCGCCGGCGGCAAAGACGCTATGTTCCGTTCTTTTGAAGACGCTGAAGACTCGAAAGAGATGGGCATCCAGGACGTGGTCAGTGCCCAGGTAAACGCACGAGATGTCGTCATCGGTATCACAGCGAGCGGCAGAACTCCTTACGTAATCGGAGCTCTGCAGAAATCAAAAGAGCTCGGCGCTGCAACAGTTGGAATCGTAAACAACTTCAACTGCGCTCTCACTCAAGATTGTGACGTCTTAATCGCTGCAGTAGTCGGACCGGAAGCCTTGACTGGCTCTACCCGCATGAAAGCAGGTACTGCACAAAAAATGGTGCTGAACCTGATCACTACTTGCACGATGGTTCGCCTGGGTAAAGTCTACGAGAACCTGATGATTGACTTGCGCCCAACCAACGAAAAGTTGAGAGAGCGTGCGGTATCAATCATCTCGATCCTGGGCGATGTGCCGCGCCATCTGGCGGAAGGAGCGCTCGTTGCATCGCACGACCGCGCCAAAACAGCTATCCTCATGGTCAAGAGAAAACTGGGACGAGCTCAAGCAGAGCAACTGATCACAAAGTGCGATGGTTCATTGCGCAAAGCTCTGGTAGCCGATCTCAACGGCAACTAA
- the hydA gene encoding dihydropyrimidinase produces the protein MKTLIKNGRIITAVDDYFGDILIEDGVISVIGKQLDMEADQVIDAKDRLVIPGGIDAHTHMDMPFGGTTSADDFRTGTLAAAHGGTTTIIDFAIQNKGQSIIEALDTWHEKAQGKTAIDYGFHMIVTDLPHERLKEIKRLINDEGVTSFKMFMAYPGVLLVDDATIFRGMSYAGEHGGLVCMHAENGVVIDEIVQRALAKGHTAPKYHALTRPTLAEAEGVNRAIALAEMAESPVYIVHLSCFDALKKVKEARDEGIPAFAETCPQYLFLDYSDYEREGFEGAKYVMTPALREKWNQDELWKGIRMNDLQVISTDHCPFCMKEQKELGKDNFAKIPNGAPGVETRMSLLYNGGVAAGRISLNRFVEITSTAPAKIFGLFPRKGTIAVGSDADIVIFNPNKKMTISAKTHHMNVDYNPYEGRIVQGVTETVLSRGKVVIENERYVGKAGDGKFLKRSTVQLRHREVPAVVH, from the coding sequence ATGAAAACCCTGATCAAAAATGGACGCATCATCACGGCTGTAGATGACTATTTCGGCGACATTTTGATTGAAGATGGCGTCATATCCGTAATCGGCAAGCAATTAGACATGGAAGCGGATCAGGTGATCGACGCAAAAGACCGCCTGGTCATTCCTGGCGGCATCGATGCACACACTCACATGGACATGCCTTTCGGCGGAACCACATCCGCAGACGATTTCCGGACCGGAACCCTGGCTGCTGCGCACGGCGGAACGACCACCATTATTGACTTCGCCATCCAGAACAAAGGCCAGTCTATTATCGAGGCGCTTGATACCTGGCATGAGAAAGCCCAGGGTAAAACTGCTATTGACTACGGTTTCCATATGATCGTGACAGATTTGCCTCACGAACGTTTAAAGGAAATCAAGCGCCTGATCAACGACGAGGGCGTCACCAGCTTCAAGATGTTTATGGCTTATCCAGGTGTCTTGCTCGTCGACGACGCGACCATCTTCCGCGGCATGAGCTACGCAGGTGAGCATGGCGGCTTGGTTTGCATGCATGCGGAAAATGGCGTAGTAATCGACGAAATCGTGCAGCGAGCGCTGGCAAAAGGTCACACAGCCCCCAAGTACCATGCTTTGACTAGACCGACTCTGGCGGAAGCGGAGGGCGTAAATCGCGCCATTGCTCTGGCTGAAATGGCTGAGTCGCCAGTCTACATCGTCCACTTGAGCTGCTTCGATGCCCTCAAGAAGGTGAAAGAAGCTCGCGATGAGGGCATTCCGGCATTCGCTGAAACTTGCCCGCAGTATCTGTTCCTTGACTATTCAGACTACGAGCGCGAAGGCTTTGAAGGCGCGAAATACGTTATGACACCAGCATTGCGTGAGAAGTGGAACCAGGACGAGCTCTGGAAAGGCATTCGCATGAATGATTTGCAGGTCATCTCGACAGACCACTGCCCCTTCTGCATGAAAGAGCAGAAAGAACTGGGCAAAGACAACTTCGCTAAAATCCCCAATGGAGCGCCTGGAGTCGAAACCCGGATGAGTCTGCTCTATAACGGCGGGGTTGCCGCCGGTCGCATCTCTTTAAATCGTTTTGTTGAGATAACTTCAACTGCGCCGGCAAAAATCTTTGGACTCTTCCCACGTAAGGGTACGATTGCGGTTGGCTCGGATGCCGACATCGTAATTTTCAATCCAAACAAGAAGATGACAATAAGCGCCAAGACACATCACATGAATGTAGATTACAATCCGTATGAAGGCAGAATCGTTCAGGGGGTAACCGAGACTGTTCTCTCGCGTGGCAAGGTGGTAATCGAAAACGAGAGATATGTAGGAAAAGCGGGTGACGGCAAGTTTTTGAAGCGATCGACAGTTCAGCTTCGTCATCGGGAAGTCCCGGCGGTAGTGCACTAA